The Thermotoga maritima MSB8 region ATAAAGAGCATGGGAGGAGAAGCTGCGTTTATCTTCGGAGATGTAGCGAAAGATGCAGAACAGATAGTGAAGAAAACGGTGGAAACGTTCGGAAGGCTCGACATCCTGGTGAACAACGCTGGCATCGTACCTTATGGAAACATAGAAGAGACTTCGGAGGAAGATTTTGATAAAACAATGGCTGTGAATGTCAAAGGGCCTTTTCTTCTCTCAAAATATGCCGTTGAGCAGATGAAAAAGCAGGGCGGAGGAGTCATTGTAAACGTTTCCTCCGAAGCAGGACTCATAGGAATTCCAAGAAGGTGTGTCTACAGTGTTTCAAAAGCTGCACTCCTGGGACTTACAAGATCTCTTGCCGTCGATTACGTCGATTATGGAATCAGGGTCAACGCGGTGTGCCCGGGTACCACTCAGTCTGAGGGACTCATGGCGAGGGTGAAGGCTTCTCCAAATCCAGAAGAACTCCTGAAAAAAATGACCTCCAGGATCCCTATGAAGAGACTGGGAAAAGAGGAGGAAATCGCCTTCGCGATCCTCTTTGCAGCGTGTGACGAA contains the following coding sequences:
- a CDS encoding SDR family NAD(P)-dependent oxidoreductase, with amino-acid sequence MNFQGKVVLITGAGSGIGKKAAVMFAERGAKVAINDISEEKGKETVELIKSMGGEAAFIFGDVAKDAEQIVKKTVETFGRLDILVNNAGIVPYGNIEETSEEDFDKTMAVNVKGPFLLSKYAVEQMKKQGGGVIVNVSSEAGLIGIPRRCVYSVSKAALLGLTRSLAVDYVDYGIRVNAVCPGTTQSEGLMARVKASPNPEELLKKMTSRIPMKRLGKEEEIAFAILFAACDEAGFMTGSIINIDGGSTAV